A segment of the Streptomyces sp. ITFR-21 genome:
TCAACGCCGCCGCGCTGCGCCGGGCGGTCGTCGTCCCCGGCGGACTGTGGACCGGCCTCGACGTGGTCGAGACGACCGGCTCCACCAACAGCGACCTCACCGCGCGGGCCGCCCGGGGCGCCCCCGAGGGCGCGGTACTGATCGCCGAGGAGCAGACCGCCGGCCGCGGCCGGCTCGACCGGCGGTGGACCGCGCCCGCCCGCTCCGGACTGTTCTTCTCCGTGCTGCTCCGTCCGGGCGAACCCGGGCCGGCCCGGCCGGACGCCGCCCCGGACGACTCCGCCGCTCCCTGGCAACCGGTGCCGGTCCACCGCTGGGGCTGGCTGCCGCTGCTGGCCGGCGTCGCCACCGCGACCGCGCTGTCCCGGGCGGCCGGCGTCGACACCGCCCTCAAGTGGCCGAACGACCTGCTGGTCACCGTCGACGGCGAGGAACGCAAGGCCGGCGGGATCCTCGCCGAACGGGTGACCACGGCGGGGCCTGCGGCCGGGGGACCGGGGGGCGCGGGGGGCGGCCCCGACGGCGCGGGGAGCGCCGTGGTCATCGGCATCGGCCTCAACGTCTCGCTGCGCGCCGACGAGCTGCCCGTCCCCACCGCCGCCTCGCTGGTCCTGGCCGGAGCCCAGGGCACCGACCGGGACCCGCTGCTGCGTGCCGTACTGCGCTCGATCGCCGACTGGTACGGGGCCTGGCGGGCGGCCGGAGGCGACCCGGCCCTCTCCCGCCTCCAGCAGACCTACGCGGCCGGCTGCGCCACACTGGGCCGCCAGGTCCGAGCCGAGCTCCCCGGCGGCAGGAACCTGTCCGGCACGGCCGTCGCCGTCGACGGCGACGGCCGCCTGGTCATCGCGGGCCCCGACCGCGAGGAGGCGGTCGGCGCGGGCGACATCGTCCACCTCCGCAGGGGGTGAGGGGGCCGCGGCAGGTGTGCCGTACGGCGTGGGGGTGGGTGTCCGGTGGGGTGGGGGTGCCCCGGTGGGTGACGTTGGGCGTGAGGGTGCGGTGGGGGTGGGTGCCGTACGGCGTGCGGGGTGCCCATGCGGGAGGTGCCGTCGGGCGGTGGAGTGCCCTTGGGTGGGTGCCGTGGGGCGTTGGGGCGCCGTCCGTCCCCCTATTTTTTGCCGCCGGTTCGCCTCCGGGCGCTTCGACCCGGTGCCGACGGTCGACCGTGCTCACTCGCTCGTACCTCGCTCACTGCGCGCGCTCTCCCTTTCGACACCGGCGCGCCCTTCGGCTCACCGGCTACCCGGCCGAACGTCGGGCGTCAGCTGGACGTGGGGGCGGTGCCGTCGGGCGTGTGGTGCCCCGGGTGGGTGCCGTACGGCGTCAGGTGAACGGACCGGCGGACCCGACGGCGCCAGGCTGGGCAACCCAGCCCCCCGGGCCCGCGCCCCCTTGGGTGCCCCGACGCCCGACGGCACCCACCGGGCACCCACCCCTCGGGCACCCCCGCGCCACCGGCCCCCCACCCGTCTGGTCGGCGTGCCCCCGCCGGGGCGGCGTACCCGCGGGGCCGGTGCGAGTGAGCCAGGGCACACCTGCCGTATCTTTGAGGAGCTGCGTCGTCTCGATGATCGGAAGGGCTGTGCGCAGGGATTCTTCTGGGGCCGGGCGGTAGATCGTGGACAACGACAGCGCCCCGCCCGACGGGCCGAACGCACCGGATCCGGTCGCCGGACCGGATGCGGTGCGCGGCGTTCCCGCCGACCCCTTGCCCGCGATGGGCTTCGTCGAGCCGGACGAGCCGTCGGATCCCGACCAGGACCCGGGCGAGTACCCGGACACCGGGGAGCATCCGCTGGCGCTCCGGCTGGAGCAGCTGATCCTCGGGGCCCCCCGCCGTTACACCCCCTTCCAGGCCGCCCGTACCGCCGGCGTCTCCATGGATCTGGCCTCCCGCTTCTGGCGGGCCATGGGCTTCGCCGACATCGGCCAGGCCAGAGCGCTCACCGAGGCCGACGTACTGGCCCTGCGTCGGCTGGCCGGACTGGTGGAGGCGGGGCTGCTCAGCGAGTCGATGGCGATCCAGGTGGCACGCTCCACCGGCCAGACCACCGCCCGGCTCGCCGACTGGCAGACCGACTCCTTCCTCGAAGGTCTTACCGAGCCGCCCGAGCCCGGCATGACCCGCGCCGAGGTGGCGTACCCGCTGGTCGAGCTGCTGCTGCCGGAGCTGGAGGAGTTCTTGATCTACGTCTGGCGGCGCCAGGTCGCGGCGGCCACCAGCAGGGTCGTCCAGTCCGACGACGAGGAGGCGGTGGACCGCCGGCTCGCCGTCGGCTTCGCCGACCTGGTCGGGTTCACCCGGCTCACCCGGCGGCTGGAGGAGGAGGAGCTGGGCGAACTGGTCGAGGCGTTCGAGACCACCGCCGCCGACCAGGTCGCCGCGTACGGGGGCCGGCTGATCAAGACCCTCGGCGACGAGGTGCTCTTCGTCGCCGACGACCCCGGTACGGCCGCCGAGATCGGCATACGGCTGATCGAGACGATGACCGGCGACGAGTCCATGCCCGCGCTGCGGGTCGGCATGGCCTTCGGCACCGTCACCACCCGGATGGGCGATGTCTTCGGTACCACGGTCAACCTGGCCTCCCGCCTGACCTCCATAGCCCCCCGCGACGCCGTACTGGTCGACGGGGACTTCGCCGAGGCGCTGGCCGAGACGGGAGACGCCCCCGTCTCCGAGGCGGACGTCGACGCCTCCTCCGCGGAGAAGTACCGCTTCGCCCTGCAGCCCATGTGGCGGCGCCCGGTGCGGGGCCTGGGAGTGGTCGAACCCTGGCTGCTCACCCGCCGCGAGCGCTAGCCCGCCGGGCCGGTAAAGAACCCCTCTATATCGAACACATAACGCGCCCCCGCTGTCACGCCATGCGACAGCGGGGGCGCCGCCGTGTGATTCGGTCGATAGGACGCGCGTCACATACTAAGCAGCCTAGTGAATAACCGTCGTGGATTTCCCGCGGGATGAGCGGGTCGCCGGGTCCGCGGCATCTTCTTCCGTACTCTCCTACGTATTCGGTCGTAGGCGAGGGCGTTGACCCTTGAATTGGAAACCTCTAACAATTCACTGGTCCACGCGAATGGAAGAGGTAAGCCTGTATGCAGCTCCCCACGATCCCGAACAAGCTCCCCACGTTCTCCCGGTTCAACCGGCTGTCGAAGAAGCACAAGATGACGGCTGCCGGCGCCACCGCCGCCACGGCGCTGGTGCTGACGGTCGCAGGTCTGGAAGCGACTGCCGGAGCCGGATCGGCGACCGCGGCGGGCGACCCCACAGGGTTCGCCGTCTCCACCGGTGAGCACGTCAAGAGCATCGACGTGGCGACCGGTGTCGCTTCTCCGCGAGTCGTCCACGACTTCGCGCAGCCGAAGCAGGACGCGGCCGACGCGACGCACAAGAAGGCGGCCGCGGGCGACACGGCCGACAAGAAGGCCGCCGCGGCGAAGAAGAAGGCGGCTGAGCGAAAGGCCGAAGCCGCCGCTTCCGAGCGGGCCAGGGAAAAGGCCGCGGCGAACCGCTCCACCAAGCGGACCGCCGTCGTCAGGCACGCCGCGAAGGCGGAGGCGCTCGCGCCCAGGGCCGCCGCGAAGTCCTACAGCAACAACCTTGACGGCTGGATCCGGCAGTCGCTGGACATCATGCACTCCAAGGGCATCCCGGGCAGTTACAGCGGCATTCACCGCAACATCATGCGGGAGTCCAGCGGTAACCCCCAGGCGATCAACCTGTGGGACATCAACGCCAAGAACGGCATTCCCTCCAAGGGTCTCCTCCAGGTGATCAACCCGACCTTCGACCGCTACCACGTGGCCGGAACGTCCTGGAACATCTACAACCCGGTCGCCAACATCACCGCCGCCTGCAACTACGCGGCGGACCGGTACGGGTCGATGGACAACGTGAACTCCGCGTACTGATCCGTCGCACCGGCCGACCGAGCGACCGACGACCGAGCGACCGACGACCGCCGGAGGGCGGCGGGACCCCAGGGTTCCGCCGCCCTCCGGCGTTTCCGTGTCCGGCCGGGCTGGCAGGATGGGGCCGTTAACGGTCGTTGACAGGAGGGTGCGGCGATGGCGGCGGACGAGGCGCGGTACGGGGAGTTCGTACGGGTACGGCGGCACGGGGAGCGGGTGGCGGAGCTGGTGCTGGACCGGCCGGCCGCCATGAACGCGGTCTCCACGGCCATGGCGGGCTCGATCGCGGGGGCGTGCGAGGCGCTGGGGCGGGACAGCTCGGTGAGTGTGACCGTGCTGACCTCGTCCAACGGCAGGGCGTTCTGCGTGGGCGCCGACCTGAAGGAGCGCAACGCGCTCAGCGACGAGGAACTGGGCCGGCAGCGCCCGCTGGCCCGCGCCGCGTACACCGGGGTGCTGGAGCTGCCGATGCCGACGGTCGCGGCCGTGCACGGGTACGCGCTCGGCGGCGGATTCGAGCTGGCGCTCGCCTGCGACCTGATCGTGGGGGACGCCACCACGGTCCTGGGGCTGCCCGAGGTGTCCGTCGGCGTCATCCCCGGTGGTGGCGGGACGCAGCTGCTGCCCCGCCGGGTCGGCGCCGCCCGCGCCGCCGACCTGGTCTTCACCGCCCGCCGCCTCCCGGCCGCCGAGGCGGTGGCCGTCGGCCTGGTCGACCGGCTCGCCCCCGACGGCGAGGACGCCCGCGACACCGCCCTGACCCTCGCCGCCGTGATCGCCGCCAACTCCCCGGTCGCCCTGCGCGCCGCCAAACGCGCTCTCCGCCTCGGGCACGGCCTCGACCTGCGGACCGGCCTGGAGGTGGAGGACGCCGCCTGGCGCACGGTCGCGTTCTCCCCCGACCGGGCGGAGGGCGTCGCCGCCTTCAACGAGAAGCGCCCGCCGAACTGGCCGGGCGCGTAGGGCCTGGCGTGTAGGTCTCCGCGGCGTCGCGGGGTCCGGCACGCACACCTTGCTGCGTTCCCGCCGGTCGACGACACGCCACGCCGCCTCCCTCCCCGGCCTTGCGGCCGCACGCACCGGACCCCGCTCCGCCGCCCGCGGAGATCCACCCGGCAGACCCCAGCCCGCCCTTCCGCCGCCCCCGGAGCCCGCGCCCCGGAGCCCGCGCCCCCGGAGCCCGCTCCCCGGAGCCCGGCGCCCTCGGCCGGGCCGGACCCGGCACTCCCCGTTCGGCCCAGCAGCCGCCGGGCCGACGGTCGCCACCGGCGGAATCTCCCTAACCTGGGGGAATGGTGGACGGGACGGCGGCTGACCTACGGCTGAGGGCGGTCGTC
Coding sequences within it:
- a CDS encoding biotin--[acetyl-CoA-carboxylase] ligase → MTRSRWSDLERPPLNAAALRRAVVVPGGLWTGLDVVETTGSTNSDLTARAARGAPEGAVLIAEEQTAGRGRLDRRWTAPARSGLFFSVLLRPGEPGPARPDAAPDDSAAPWQPVPVHRWGWLPLLAGVATATALSRAAGVDTALKWPNDLLVTVDGEERKAGGILAERVTTAGPAAGGPGGAGGGPDGAGSAVVIGIGLNVSLRADELPVPTAASLVLAGAQGTDRDPLLRAVLRSIADWYGAWRAAGGDPALSRLQQTYAAGCATLGRQVRAELPGGRNLSGTAVAVDGDGRLVIAGPDREEAVGAGDIVHLRRG
- a CDS encoding adenylate/guanylate cyclase domain-containing protein; protein product: MGFVEPDEPSDPDQDPGEYPDTGEHPLALRLEQLILGAPRRYTPFQAARTAGVSMDLASRFWRAMGFADIGQARALTEADVLALRRLAGLVEAGLLSESMAIQVARSTGQTTARLADWQTDSFLEGLTEPPEPGMTRAEVAYPLVELLLPELEEFLIYVWRRQVAAATSRVVQSDDEEAVDRRLAVGFADLVGFTRLTRRLEEEELGELVEAFETTAADQVAAYGGRLIKTLGDEVLFVADDPGTAAEIGIRLIETMTGDESMPALRVGMAFGTVTTRMGDVFGTTVNLASRLTSIAPRDAVLVDGDFAEALAETGDAPVSEADVDASSAEKYRFALQPMWRRPVRGLGVVEPWLLTRRER
- a CDS encoding transglycosylase SLT domain-containing protein, which produces MQLPTIPNKLPTFSRFNRLSKKHKMTAAGATAATALVLTVAGLEATAGAGSATAAGDPTGFAVSTGEHVKSIDVATGVASPRVVHDFAQPKQDAADATHKKAAAGDTADKKAAAAKKKAAERKAEAAASERAREKAAANRSTKRTAVVRHAAKAEALAPRAAAKSYSNNLDGWIRQSLDIMHSKGIPGSYSGIHRNIMRESSGNPQAINLWDINAKNGIPSKGLLQVINPTFDRYHVAGTSWNIYNPVANITAACNYAADRYGSMDNVNSAY
- a CDS encoding enoyl-CoA hydratase/isomerase family protein, translated to MAADEARYGEFVRVRRHGERVAELVLDRPAAMNAVSTAMAGSIAGACEALGRDSSVSVTVLTSSNGRAFCVGADLKERNALSDEELGRQRPLARAAYTGVLELPMPTVAAVHGYALGGGFELALACDLIVGDATTVLGLPEVSVGVIPGGGGTQLLPRRVGAARAADLVFTARRLPAAEAVAVGLVDRLAPDGEDARDTALTLAAVIAANSPVALRAAKRALRLGHGLDLRTGLEVEDAAWRTVAFSPDRAEGVAAFNEKRPPNWPGA